A genomic segment from Deinococcus sp. YIM 77859 encodes:
- the ptsP gene encoding phosphoenolpyruvate--protein phosphotransferase — MMDLPQELIRLGAQAGSKAEAIAQVAALLTAAGNVAPGYAQAMLAREEQANTYLGSGIAIPHGTPESRHLIHRTGIAVLQLPGGVRWGEGGERVRLVVGIAATSDEHLGLLRRLTRVLGDEALVERLSTTVDPTDIQEALTGERPAAAPAAPAALPYSAAVTLPNPLGMHARPATLLAKLVRTHGGRVRLTRAEPDGTDGESADATRLMEVLSLGLTRGTLLRVSADSPELLAAVTDAIRAGLGDDLSAPGASGAPVRRAPDWVPSEVGATIEGVPAADGLVVGVTRQHAPRPLDVRDEPGDPAQEATRLDGALAAAEAELATVIADVGAQFGADKAAIFRAHQELLRDEGILQDTVARILDGHGAAWAYREATEARIAQLQRLDDPTLAARAVDLSDVQRRVLRHLLGLREVEVAAGDPVILLAPDLTPSDTARLGPDTLLGFVTAQGGPTSHTAIIARGLGLPAVVAAGEGVLDIPDGTPAILDGAAGRLYLNPSGADVASARERQGVLEREREAARAARFAPAATRDGTRIEVAANINRAADAPAALDAGAEGVGLMRTEFLFLERDAVPSEDEQEREYRAMAEALAGRPLIIRTLDIGGDKEVPYLGLAREDNSFLGIRGIRLCFERPDLFLPQLRAVARVAKDHPNVHLMFPMISTLEDFRRARAIFDRVREELGAPRVPLGVMIEVPSAALIAEALAPEVDFFSIGTNDLTQYTLAMDRLHPQLARQTDALHPAVLRLIALTVRAADRHGKWVGVCGGAAGDDVGALVLAGLGVKELSVSTPQIAGVKAALRARTLGELQALAGEALTQATAEDVRALVRPPQTEGATA, encoded by the coding sequence ATGATGGATCTTCCGCAGGAACTCATCCGGCTGGGAGCGCAGGCGGGCAGCAAGGCCGAGGCGATCGCACAGGTCGCGGCGCTGCTGACGGCGGCGGGCAACGTGGCACCGGGCTACGCGCAGGCCATGCTTGCCCGCGAGGAGCAGGCGAACACCTACCTGGGGAGCGGCATCGCCATTCCGCACGGCACGCCCGAGTCGCGTCACCTGATTCACCGCACGGGCATCGCCGTGTTGCAGCTTCCCGGCGGCGTGCGTTGGGGCGAGGGCGGCGAAAGGGTACGGCTGGTGGTCGGCATTGCCGCCACGAGTGACGAACACCTGGGCCTTTTGCGCCGCCTTACCCGGGTGCTTGGTGACGAGGCCCTGGTGGAAAGGCTCTCTACCACTGTTGATCCCACCGACATTCAGGAAGCCCTCACCGGGGAGCGGCCCGCCGCCGCACCGGCAGCTCCCGCGGCGCTGCCCTACAGCGCGGCCGTGACGCTGCCCAATCCCCTGGGGATGCACGCCCGGCCCGCGACCCTGCTGGCCAAACTGGTGCGGACACACGGCGGCCGGGTGCGCCTGACCCGCGCCGAACCGGATGGAACGGACGGCGAAAGCGCGGACGCCACGCGGCTCATGGAGGTCTTGAGCCTGGGGCTGACGCGCGGCACGCTTCTCAGGGTGAGCGCGGACAGCCCCGAACTGCTTGCCGCCGTGACGGACGCGATCCGGGCCGGGTTGGGGGATGACCTCAGCGCCCCTGGGGCGAGTGGCGCACCCGTTCGCCGCGCACCCGACTGGGTGCCCAGCGAGGTCGGAGCGACCATCGAGGGCGTCCCCGCCGCTGATGGCCTGGTGGTCGGTGTGACGCGCCAGCACGCGCCCCGGCCACTCGATGTCCGCGACGAGCCGGGTGATCCAGCGCAGGAGGCCACGCGGCTAGATGGCGCGCTGGCCGCTGCGGAAGCCGAACTCGCCACGGTGATCGCCGACGTGGGCGCCCAGTTTGGCGCGGACAAGGCCGCCATCTTCCGCGCCCATCAGGAGCTGCTGAGGGACGAGGGCATCCTCCAGGACACCGTCGCCCGCATTCTGGACGGGCACGGGGCAGCATGGGCGTACCGTGAGGCCACGGAGGCCCGCATCGCCCAGCTTCAGCGGCTGGATGACCCCACGCTCGCCGCCCGCGCCGTTGACCTCAGCGACGTGCAGCGGCGGGTGCTGCGACACCTGCTGGGGCTCCGTGAGGTAGAGGTGGCGGCCGGGGACCCGGTGATTCTGCTCGCGCCCGACCTGACCCCCAGTGACACCGCGCGGCTGGGGCCGGACACGCTGCTGGGCTTTGTGACCGCGCAGGGCGGGCCGACAAGCCACACGGCGATCATCGCGCGTGGGCTAGGCCTTCCGGCGGTGGTGGCGGCTGGAGAGGGCGTCCTGGATATCCCCGACGGCACGCCCGCGATTCTGGACGGCGCGGCGGGGCGGCTATACCTCAACCCCTCGGGGGCGGATGTGGCTTCGGCGCGTGAGCGGCAGGGCGTGCTTGAACGGGAACGCGAGGCCGCCCGCGCCGCGCGCTTCGCACCCGCCGCCACCCGCGACGGGACGCGGATCGAGGTCGCCGCCAATATCAACCGCGCGGCCGACGCGCCCGCCGCCCTGGACGCCGGAGCCGAGGGCGTGGGGCTGATGCGCACCGAGTTTCTCTTCCTAGAGCGGGACGCGGTGCCCAGCGAGGACGAGCAGGAACGCGAGTACCGCGCGATGGCCGAAGCGCTTGCGGGCCGCCCCCTGATCATCCGCACGCTGGACATCGGCGGTGACAAAGAGGTGCCGTACCTGGGTCTGGCGCGCGAGGACAACTCCTTCCTGGGCATTCGCGGCATTCGGCTGTGTTTCGAGCGCCCCGACCTCTTCCTGCCGCAGCTGCGGGCGGTTGCGCGGGTCGCCAAGGATCACCCAAACGTCCACCTGATGTTTCCGATGATCTCCACCCTGGAGGACTTCCGCCGCGCCCGCGCGATCTTTGACCGAGTGCGCGAGGAGCTCGGCGCCCCCCGTGTCCCCCTGGGCGTGATGATCGAGGTGCCCTCGGCGGCGTTGATCGCGGAGGCGCTTGCGCCCGAGGTGGACTTTTTCTCCATCGGCACGAATGACCTCACCCAGTACACCCTGGCGATGGACCGGCTACACCCGCAGCTTGCCCGCCAGACCGACGCGCTGCATCCCGCCGTGCTGCGGCTGATCGCACTCACCGTGCGGGCGGCAGACCGGCACGGCAAATGGGTGGGCGTGTGCGGCGGCGCGGCCGGTGACGACGTGGGCGCGCTGGTGCTGGCAGGCCTGGGCGTTAAGGAACTCTCGGTGAGCACCCCGCAGATCGCCGGGGTCAAGGCTGCCCTGCGTGCGCGCACCCTGGGCGAACTTCAGGCCCTCGCCGGGGAAGCCCTCACCCAGGCCACCGCCGAGGACGTTCGGGCGCTGGTACGCCCTCCCCAGACAGAAGGAGCGACGGCATGA
- the pfkB gene encoding 1-phosphofructokinase — protein MTFAPTGIVTLTLNPALDLTVRADGWRQGEVNIGQSLHWAAGGKGVNVAAFLADWGLAVTATGLLGDENPERFETLFRAKGIRDSFVRVPGATRVGVKLVDGAAQETTDINLPGLAATADAVQELETRLLALTADHTIFVLAGSLPPGVAPDFYARLTARLRAAGRFVALDTSGAALQASLAADVLPDLVKPNIHELEAALGRSLDREAEVLAAARELLRRGAGLVAVSQGERGALLVTAGEAVRAQPPRVAVKSTVGAGDAMVAGLLSAHQDGLKLVDAARRATAFSLGAITRLGAHLPPRAELEAFAHQVRVEPLEQVEPA, from the coding sequence ATGACGTTTGCCCCCACCGGCATCGTCACCCTGACCCTTAACCCCGCCCTCGACCTCACCGTGCGAGCCGACGGCTGGCGACAGGGCGAAGTGAATATCGGTCAGTCACTGCACTGGGCGGCAGGGGGCAAGGGCGTGAACGTGGCCGCCTTCCTGGCCGACTGGGGCCTTGCCGTCACCGCGACCGGCCTGCTGGGCGACGAGAACCCAGAGCGGTTCGAGACGCTCTTTCGTGCCAAGGGCATTCGCGATAGCTTCGTGCGGGTGCCCGGCGCCACCCGGGTGGGCGTGAAGCTGGTGGACGGCGCCGCGCAGGAGACGACCGACATCAACCTGCCGGGCCTGGCGGCCACAGCGGACGCTGTACAGGAGTTGGAAACGCGGCTCTTGGCCCTGACCGCCGACCACACCATCTTCGTGCTTGCCGGAAGCCTCCCGCCCGGCGTGGCCCCCGACTTCTACGCGCGCCTCACGGCCCGGCTGCGCGCGGCGGGGCGCTTCGTGGCACTCGACACCAGCGGCGCGGCGCTGCAGGCCTCCCTCGCGGCGGATGTCCTCCCCGACCTGGTCAAGCCCAACATCCACGAGCTGGAAGCGGCGCTGGGGCGCTCGCTGGACCGCGAGGCCGAAGTGCTCGCGGCGGCGCGGGAACTGCTGCGGCGCGGAGCCGGGCTGGTGGCCGTGTCGCAGGGCGAACGCGGCGCGCTCCTCGTGACGGCGGGGGAAGCCGTGCGCGCCCAGCCCCCCCGCGTGGCCGTGAAAAGCACCGTGGGCGCGGGAGACGCGATGGTAGCGGGCCTGCTGTCGGCCCACCAGGACGGCCTGAAGCTCGTCGACGCGGCGCGGCGCGCAACAGCCTTTAGTCTCGGCGCCATCACTCGCTTGGGAGCGCACCTGCCACCCCGCGCCGAACTGGAGGCGTTCGCCCATCAGGTGAGGGTGGAACCGCTGGAGCAGGTGGAACCCGCATGA